DNA sequence from the Pungitius pungitius chromosome 16, fPunPun2.1, whole genome shotgun sequence genome:
TGCCGTTGAACTCGTCCAGTCGAACAGCCTGGTGGAATCGGCACTCGTCCACACGGGCCGTCGCACCGTACCCTGAGAAgaaggaacaaacacacacgtgtctcgctgcgtgtgtgtgtctgtgtgtgtgtgtgtctctttgtgtgcgtTACCTCTGAGCTGTGACTTCCCGATGCTGAACTCCTCATTCAGACCGATCCTCATCTCTGTGAAGAACCACAAAGAGTCACTGAGCGTCACAGAGGAAACCAGAGTCACCGTCTCACACTCACCGGAGCAGCTGGGCATGAAGCACTTGACTCGGATTTCTCCCTCCACGTCGGCCTTCATCACAACTCCCTACGGCACAAAGACGCGCTGGAACCGACGCTTTAGATTCAACCTTCCCGTTACCACGGTTACTCACGTTGGAGCCAATGACGACTGACATCCTCTCGATCACGTCCACAAATATCTCGCTCTTCCCACCCtgcaaaatgaagacaaagtaaacacacaaagGTAAACTGTGAGTGTGTTTCAGACTAATTACTGGTCCGTTACTTTATCCAAACCCCTCATCAATAACTGTGTGAAGAATGGTCACCCTTCATGGTCAGAAGTATGAACATCAGCTGGAGTTTGTTGAGAACAAAATGGAGTcagctgacctcagatcagacgatgAATCAAAGGGTCATTTATTAACAAGATGTTAAGTTATTATAATTGGTCTTCTTACTACAcagtccacctgtctctagtccacctgtcactagtccacctgtcactagtccacctgtcactagtccacctgtctatagtccacctgtcactagtccacctgtctctagtccacctgtcactagtccacctgtctctagtccacctgtcactagtccacctgtctctagtccacctgtcactagtccacctgtctctagtccacctgtctatagtccacctgtctctagtccacctgtcactagtccacctgtcactagtccacctgtctctagtccacctgtctctagtccacctgtcactagtccacctgtcactagtccacctgtcactagtccacctgtcactagtccacctgtctctagtccacctgtcactagtccacctgtctctagtccacctgcttctagtccacctgtcactagtccacctgtcactagtccacctgtcactagtccacctgtctctagtccacctgtctctagtccacctgcttctagtccacctgtctctagtccacctgtcactagtccacctgtctctagtccacctgcttctagtccacctgtcactagtccacctgtctctagtccacctgtctctagtccacctgtctctagtccacctgtcactagtccacctgtctctagtccacctgtctctagtccacctgtcactagtccacctgtcactagtccacctgtcactagtccacctgtctctagtccacctgtcactagtccacctgtctctagtccacctgcttctagtccacctgtctctagtccacctgtcactagtccacctgtctctagtccacctgcttctagtccacctgtctctagtccacctgtctctagtccacctgtcactagtccacctgtctctagtccacctgtctctagtccacctgtcactagtccacctgtcactagtccacctgtctctagtccacctgtctctagtccacctgtcactagtccacctgtctctagtccacctgtctctagtccacctgtcactagtccacctgtctctagtccacctgtcactagtccacctgtctctagtccacctgtctctagtccacctgtctatagtccacctgtctctagtccacctgtcactagtccacctgtcactagtccacctgtctctagtccacctgtctctagtccacctgtcactagtccacctgtctctagtccacctgtctctagtccacctgtctctagtccacctgtcactagtccacctgtctctagtccacctgtctctagtccacctgtctctagtccacctgtcactagtccacctgtctctagtccacctgtctctagtccacctgtcactagtccacctgtctctagtccacctgtctctagtccacctgtcactagtccacctgtctctaatccacctgtctctagtccacctgtctctagtccacctgtcactagtccacctgtcactagtccacctgtctctagtccacctgtctctagtccacctgtcactagtccacctgtctctagtccacctgtcactagtccacctgtcactagtccacctgtcactagtccacctgtctctagtccacctgtctctagtccacctgtctctagtccacctgtcactagtccacctgtctctagtccacctgtcactagtccacctgtcactagtccacctgtcactagtccacctgtcactagtccacctgtctctagtccacctgtcactagtccacctgtctctagtccacctgtctctagtccacctgtcactagtccacctgtcactagtcaACTAGTCTACTTGTCTAGCTGCCTTGGATCAGAAAGCTTCATTGATAGACCCGTTGGTTCTGTGTATCTTGGTACCTGCTCTCTGCTGGACTGGACCGGTCTGGTGGCAGCAGAACTCGGAGCTACTTTACTCTGCTGAGTTTCTGCTCCAAACTgctcacaaacaacaacaaagaacaaCCGttctgttttttatatatatatataaatgtacacAAACGTAATTAGTATTAATTGTGTGATCAAGTTTATGTTGACAAACAATAatgttatataataataattatgattgTTTACAAACAATGAGTGTAATAAAGAATTTATGAGGCGTTTGTTTACTTCTTCCAGAGCTAAATAGGgcgtttttattcatttgttgatatttgtgttgttgttgttgtttacccaCCAAGCCGACGTTGCTGAGGTCAAACAGGCTGAACGGTTTGGAGCAAACGGCTTCAGTCTGGATGAAGTTCTTCAGAACGTCAGAGGACGTCGTCTGGATGTAACCATAGTCCTGAAGAGAGGGGAATAGGATTAACAATATTACAGGTGAAATAAAGTGGCTGTTATGGCTTCATTAATTACTCTCCATGTTGTTACACACATATAACGTTATATAtaacaatacaataaataaatatcactCACCACGACCTCGTCCAGCAGTTCGTAGATGAGAGCAAAGTTCATCTGGACCGACTTCTCACACAAGCTGCCGCAGTAATCCTTAACCAGAGCCGCTAACCTGAGAACACAGATTCATATACGTTATTTCCGGTCTTTTCAACAGAGAGGATCAGGTCtaacctgagactggttcacatagaggatcaagACCTATACAGTCCTGTACCTGTTGAGGAACTCGATGACAGTGAAGGGCGAGGAGTCTGCGGTCGTCGTGGCGACCCAGTAGAGTCCTCCTTGCCTGACGTGGACGAAGTGAAGATCTCCGTGACTCTGGGGTGGAAACACAGATGCTGCGTTCAGGGGCTCCACTGCAACAGTATGACCGTGACCACCCCCCCACAACCAGGAATCAGTTTGAGTCTGTTTAAACCGCATTAATGTTCTAGAATAACAATTATCCTCATTACCATGACGACCGGAGGCTGGTCTCCAGTCAGCGCCGTGACCTTCTCGTAGAAAACACAGACgacatcacttcctgcctcTCCGCGGACTGATGCCAATGTTAAGGggcttttattttcacacaacaAACAGATAGTAAAACACATGTGGTTCCTCCGCGTTGCTAGGTAACCATTCCCCAAAAGCCGGTAGGGGAGGGTGGTGTGTGGATACAGTCTTTGTAGATGAGGTGGTCGCCTTGTGAGGACAAGATGAAGACCTGAGAGATCATCCTGCAGAAGCAGGATTCAGGACAGCTGCTCTCCTGGTGGCGCTGTCACACAGTGGGACCTGTcgaaacaaacaataaaactaggttttgatgtatatttagatataataataaatacgtCATAAGTGTGTAGTTGTTTCCGGTTACGTAACGTTAAAGAGGATGAGGACGCTACATACACAGAACGTGCTCATATTCAAGGcttaaattattaatattaacatATCAGGTCGGATTGTTTTCTTATGCCAAACACCAAAAGTTCCTAATTTGTTAAATGGTGTCTTGAATATGTTTTACATACACGTGTGTTGTAAAAACGAGACAAACGGGAAGTTGACTTATATTTAGGGACATTGTAGTTCTGTTAGCATTAATACTCCTTTTTAAAGCTGTGACTTTACTTACCCACTGAAGTCTTGTCGTAACCTTCTTTAACCATTCATTATGAAAaccaaaatgatgaataaaagtGATTTCTACGCCTGCTAACTGTGGCCGACTGTGCTAACCGTGCCATGCTATAAACACATTAAAGATAAACTAACTATAAGAGCGgacaaatgctttattttaaagGGTCAACATGCAGACAATGTATGATAACCTAGCGAACGTAACATGTACAATAATGAAATAGTAAAGCGCAGCATtaaaagttcaaatgaaaagcATCCCAAACGTCAGATTAGCTGCTCGGCTCCAGCGGGCTGCCCTGTGTTTACAAACCGGGTCAAAGATGGCGGAAGTCGTCACTGCGCCCCGTCGGACCGGAGACGATGGCTCCAACAAACAAGAGACATTTTCTTGTGTTGTAATTCGATAACAAAATAAAGCCAGTGGCCCTCTATTGAAATACACGTTTTATAAAAACTCACGCCGTAACGCTTCGACGGGAAATGTTTAGTCATTTCGACGCAGCAGAGTTACGTCATCCGACCGGCAGGCGGCGGTAGAGGCGGGAACTCAACCGGAAGTTGTTCGACGAAGAGCGACTCTCTCAAAGCGGCTTCCTGCCTGTGCGACTTACGGATCTCACAGTTCACCATGAAGTAAGTAAACATGTTTACATTCCTCAGGTCAGATATTCTGTGGCGGTAATGCTGTGAGCTAACTGGCACTAACCAAGCTAACCCTTAGCCACCTCCATTCACACGAACCCTGTTTAAAAAACCTGGGATTTagcaaatgcatttgtttttctgcGTGTAAAAGATCACGTGATGCACAACAACGTTATTGAGACTATTCAGAAGCAGTTTAATAAATCAGCACGAACGACGAGTTAGTACATGAAAAAATGAGGTTTTCAAGGCTGGCGAAGCGTGGATTTTGTGTCCATTATTCGAGTTCGGTTCATGGTCAACGTGCATTACAATAAATCCGTCTTAAATCGtcacttgattaaaaaaagtataatattgCACTCATTTTGAATGGAGTCAGTCTGCAGCTGGAGGCTTCCTGATTGTGGTGCGTTTTTAGATGCATGTGGGACTAAAAGTACACATTACATACATTCACGTCTATACACGTACTTACTGCACTGtatacgacacacacacacacacacacacacacacacagactgaaacTTTACCCTAAACGCCCCGTACCGTTTCCTTTCAGCCCGCTGACGAAGGTGAAGCTGATCAACGAGCTTAACGAGCGCGAGGCGAACCTCGGGGTCAAAGACTCCGTCTCCTGGCACAGCGAGTACAGAGACAGCGCCTGGGTGTTTGTGGGTGAGACGGGGTGTCtgtgggggagacggggggggggggctgtgaggcAGGATGTGTAAAGACATGCTGTCGTGTTGCCTGCAGGTGGATTCCCGTACGAGCTGACTGAGGGCGACATCATCTGCGTCTTCTCTCAGTAAGTTTCCTTTATGCTTCCTCTTTAGCTCCTTCACCAAAGGAACAGAGCCTTCATAAAGTGGTACTTTTAATCAGGTATGGAGAGATCGTCAACATCAACCTGGTGCGAGACAAGAAGACCGGGAAGTCCAAAGGGTTCTGCTTCATCTGCTTCGAGGACCAGCGCAGCACCATCCTGGTGGTGGACAACCTGAACGGCATCAAGGTGACTCTGCTCGTTTACGCTAAGCTAGGCTAGGCTAACACTTTCCAGCCGCAATGCTAAAATAAGCTAAGCTAGCAGTTGTTATGCTAACCTAAGGTAGTTTAAGCTACAGATGTTGTTATTACATAGAGAACAGTGAGCAGATGTTCACAGGAAGTCAACACCTGGTGTTTGTGCTCGCTGTCAGATTAAAGGTCGGACTATCCGCGTGGACCACGTCAAGGACTACCGGCCTCCCAAAGACACGGAGGACATAGACGACATCACCAAACACCTGAGGGAGCAGGGCTGCGGCCCCAAaaccaacgccccccccccttcccactcgtcctcctcgtctgaggtggaggaagaggagcaataCGGCATACCCGTGAAGAAGAGCAAAAAAggtgaggtcacttcctgtcggtCGCCCTACCAGAATCATTGGAGGATGgctttttatttcctctctctcatctcagacaagaaagagaagaagaaaaagaaaaaagagaagaagaagaaaaagaaggaggcGAAAGAACGAGCGGGTCtggactcctcctcttcctcacctcctcctgtcagagtcaaagaggagaaggaggacgcCGCCTACCACAAGTATGACCAGATGGGGGCGCCACTGGGGAGGGATGAGAGCAGAGACGCTGAtggagacagg
Encoded proteins:
- the ap4m1 gene encoding AP-4 complex subunit mu-1 isoform X1, translated to MISQVFILSSQGDHLIYKDFRGEAGSDVVCVFYEKVTALTGDQPPVVMSHGDLHFVHVRQGGLYWVATTTADSSPFTVIEFLNRLAALVKDYCGSLCEKSVQMNFALIYELLDEVVDYGYIQTTSSDVLKNFIQTEAVCSKPFSLFDLSNVGLFGAETQQSKVAPSSAATRPVQSSREQGGKSEIFVDVIERMSVVIGSNGVVMKADVEGEIRVKCFMPSCSGECETVTLVSSVTLSDSLWFFTEMRIGLNEEFSIGKSQLRGYGATARVDECRFHQAVRLDEFNGSRILRLCPSQGEQTVMQYQLSDELPSAPPFRLHPTIQRDSGGRLLMYLKLRCDLPPKSAAINVCVSVPVPRGSASVSQELSSPDQSAELKLQSRAIEWKIPRFAGGTQLSAVFKLEASALGPAPLMEVGQVVLAFELPHLTVTGLQIRFLRLSPVQPGPSQRWIRYVTHSDSYVIRV
- the ap4m1 gene encoding AP-4 complex subunit mu-1 isoform X2 produces the protein MISQVFILSSQGDHLIYKDFRGEAGSDVVCVFYEKVTALTGDQPPVVMSHGDLHFVHVRQGGLYWVATTTADSSPFTVIEFLNRLAALVKDYCGSLCEKSVQMNFALIYELLDEVVDYGYIQTTSSDVLKNFIQTEAVCSKPFSLFDLSNVGLFGAETQQSKVAPSSAATRPVQSSREQGGKSEIFVDVIERMSVVIGSNGVVMKADVEGEIRVKCFMPSCSEMRIGLNEEFSIGKSQLRGYGATARVDECRFHQAVRLDEFNGSRILRLCPSQGEQTVMQYQLSDELPSAPPFRLHPTIQRDSGGRLLMYLKLRCDLPPKSAAINVCVSVPVPRGSASVSQELSSPDQSAELKLQSRAIEWKIPRFAGGTQLSAVFKLEASALGPAPLMEVGQVVLAFELPHLTVTGLQIRFLRLSPVQPGPSQRWIRYVTHSDSYVIRV
- the ap4m1 gene encoding AP-4 complex subunit mu-1 isoform X3, which produces MNFALIYELLDEVVDYGYIQTTSSDVLKNFIQTEAVCSKPFSLFDLSNVGLFGAETQQSKVAPSSAATRPVQSSREQGGKSEIFVDVIERMSVVIGSNGVVMKADVEGEIRVKCFMPSCSGECETVTLVSSVTLSDSLWFFTEMRIGLNEEFSIGKSQLRGYGATARVDECRFHQAVRLDEFNGSRILRLCPSQGEQTVMQYQLSDELPSAPPFRLHPTIQRDSGGRLLMYLKLRCDLPPKSAAINVCVSVPVPRGSASVSQELSSPDQSAELKLQSRAIEWKIPRFAGGTQLSAVFKLEASALGPAPLMEVGQVVLAFELPHLTVTGLQIRFLRLSPVQPGPSQRWIRYVTHSDSYVIRV
- the rbmx2 gene encoding LOW QUALITY PROTEIN: RNA-binding motif protein, X-linked 2 (The sequence of the model RefSeq protein was modified relative to this genomic sequence to represent the inferred CDS: deleted 2 bases in 1 codon), producing the protein MNPLTKVKLINELNEREANLGVKDSVSWHSEYRDSAWVFVGGFPYELTEGDIICVFSQYGEIVNINLVRDKKTGKSKGFCFICFEDQRSTILVVDNLNGIKIKGRTIRVDHVKDYRPPKDTEDIDDITKHLREQGCGPKTNAPPPSHSSSSSEVEEEEQYGIPVKKSKKDKKEKKKKKKEKKKKKKEAKERAGLDSSSSSPPPVRVKEEKEDAAYHKYDQMGAPLGRDESRDADGDRKERDREGDRRETDREGEGDRRERDREGDRRERKGDRTERDRVGRRRGGGRREEVEGEKERDRLGRRQEEGDRGRQEKELGQG